The Dasypus novemcinctus isolate mDasNov1 chromosome 13, mDasNov1.1.hap2, whole genome shotgun sequence genome segment CAATACATCTGAGGACATCACAGGGACCTGCAGGTTGGCACCTCCTCTTTAATCAGCAAAAATTCTTTCTATGCTATTTGTTCCCTTATCAACCATGAACAACCACAGCACTACTATCTTCAGTAGCTAACCCACTTGTAATGAGGGTTTCTTCCTTTTTGAAGTGAATTCATGGAGATTACGTTGGTCACTGCTACAGAAACCATGCAACACATTATTTGAAACcaccttacagatgaggaaacacgAATCCAGGAGGGAAGAATCAGTCGCCCACAGTTAATAAAGGCAGTGCTCAGCTAGAGGCAGGAAAGCTTTGATGTTAGCTGTTCATCTAACACGCCGCCTGTTCTCACATCCTTCTTTCTGTCTATTGACACTGGATGGAGGCTGCCTTTTGCCCTAAAGTCCACATTCCATCAGGCAGGAAAGAAACACTTTTAATCCTGTGACCAGTATGTTTCTCATTTGCTTGCACCCAGGCAGACCTGAGCCTGTTGTGGCACCAAATGTGCCTAATATATATTAGATACAAATGTCTCCTGTGGAGGTGCTAAGGTAGAGAGTTTCTTGTGGGTCTGGGAACTTGGAGCAGATCCTTAAGCAGGGCGTGGGGCAAACTTACCTGTGCTGAGTTTACAGGCAAGGTGCTTTGCCATCATACATCCCTCAGCCAGTTGCTCCAGGAAGCTCTGTGTCTGGTAGTCATCCTTGTGACTGAGCAGGTGCTTGAAGTGCTCTTTGAGCAGGAACGATGCCTGCCTCCCTTCCTGGACTTTCTGCCGTAACTCTGTTAACTCCCTTGCCTGTTGTTCAATTAGGAAATCAAATCCTCTGAGGTAGGTGGAGAGAAAATTGAAAAGTGAAGGAACAAGTGACATGTTATAAGGGCTTTCACAGAGATTTCTATAAGTATATGCCCACTAGCCCTCCAAGCAGAATTCTCACCCATGTTTGCTGACCTGTGCATCTTTTCTGCCCTGCGGCATTGTACACTCCTGGCTATCTTAGCTTTCAAAACCTCTCTCTATATTGTCACATAGTGAGAAGTCTTTGCTTAATTTTCCTGCTATGAAATACATGCCATAGCCTAAGGGCAACCATAAAGAGAGAACTTCACCAGATCATGATTTTTAACCTGACAGGAGAGAACAAATGGTTTCTGAGAGTGCAAGTAATCCCTCAGACTAGTTAGTTCACCCTAAGGCACACTACTCCTATATGAACCACAAAGAGAAAAGTGTCATCATCAAAGAGTGAATGGAAATAGTACAATAAGTAGAGTTGTTCATCCTTGCATCTGGAATCACTGAACTCAAAGATTTGTCTATCCTTTTTTCAGGGATCTTTCCCATACTGTACCTCTATAATACCTGCCACTGATCATTATTACCTGGGAACAGGTTGTCCTTGTATATCTTCATATTTCTTATATTCATGATTTTCTCCTAACAAATGCAGAAATGTACAGTCAGACATTAATAATTCTCACTTGACTCATTAGAAACATAGAGCCTCAGTGGCCATGAAGACAAATGATCTCTGTATGAGTTGAGCATACACTGAGAGAAGTGTGCAGATCAGTCTCACATTTGGCTTCAAAGAAATGAACCTAATGGCTTTCTGAGCATGAGTCAAAGGTTCCTGCTCTGTTCATCACAAATCATGATATACTGTGCCTGAAATTGGGAAAAAGTTAAAACTCTCTTTTGTTCCTTACATCTCTGGGTTCTTTTCCAGCCATCTCTGGACTTTTCCAGATCTACCCTCCATCCAGACACAGGGTCCCCATGTCCCATCCCACCTTCACATAGACCTACTCTTTTCTATCAGGAGAGAGTAAAGCCCCAGTCCCACTTTCCTCCTTATTTCTAGGGACTTCTCAGGAACTGCAAGCCCTCAGCTGCCATATATCAGGGTAATGGCTCTCTAAGAAGTGCCCCGGCATACACCAATATTCTCCAAAGCATGTTTTACCTCATTACATCTCTAAACCAATCAAGAAGACAGAGGTTTGTATGGCTTTTTTCCCTCTAATTTGTGTGCATTCATGAATATTAACTCTTTTGCTATGCAGGACAGTTGGTAGCAATCAGGCAACTTACAGTTTGagccattttacagaggaggaaatggaaatcCAGGAAGGATAAACTAATCACTCACCCACAGTTAGTAAAGACAGTGCTCAGGCTAGTGGCTGGGAAACTACTATTTGCTAGAGGGCTCTATTCATGCTAACAAGCTGCCTCCTGTCACATCCTTATTTCTTCCCATTGACACTGGATGGATGCTGCCTTCTGTTCTGAAGTCCACATTCCATGGGGGATGAAGGAGACTCTTTCAATCCCATGATTCCCACCACAGTGGGCTCCTCATCTGTGCTCATAGCCAGGTACTCCTGATCCTGCCAAGGCCCCAAATGAGAactggaacatgggagagtaggTATCAAAGTCACATGTGGAGCGGTGGAGTTGTGGATCTGTTGTGAGTCTGAGGATTTGGAGCAGCTCAATGGAAGTAGGGTCGGTGGCCAACTTACCTGCACTAATCTTACTATAAAGGCGCTCTGTCAGCCTGTGTAACTCAGTCAGTTTCTCTGGAAGGTGATGCATATGGAGGTTGTCAGAGTCCTTATGGGTAAGGAGGCCCTTGAGATGCTCATCAAGAAAGTCAGAGACCCATCTCCCTTCCCGTAAATTTTTTCGCAACTGGCTCAGCTCCCGTGCTTGATATTGAATCAAGAAATGGTATTTCCTAAGGTGTGacaaaaggaaaatttaagaGTGGAAGAGGCTAATAAGTCATAAGGGCCTGAGTTGGTACTTCTGAGTATTTCTCCAAGAAGAACTCCAAGCAGAATTCTTTTAAATGTTGTGTGACCTGgttaagaattttttttgaatttttacatACACCAGACCAGTTATCACAGGCTCCTCTGACAATGTCAACTGGCAGAGATCTTTTGACCTGAAGGGTTTTTCTCTTATTATTGCCACATGATATGACCTACTTTGTTATGGTTATATTTATTGCTATGAAATGCCTGCAAAGAACCAAGGCCAACAATGCAGACATGAGATAAGCACCTCAACCTGATTTCAACCACACAGGAAATAAGAAGCAATCTCtgtaaatataagaaattcctGAGACAGAAAAGTTCCCATTGGGTCAGACTGTCACCATATAACAGTCAaacaacaacatattaaaagtaaTAGAACCACCACGAGGGacctgagagtgcctacaactgcaagcaggagaatagcatccatcagccatgggagatctaagcctcctctcgatttagaggtggagtggacatcaccatcacagtctacaggatggaggaataaaatatggattaaagtggatttactggtattctactgtataACTATTGTgaccagcaatggaagaaattgtatcactgatgtggacaaagtggccatggtagttgctgagggcaacattctttgtgatctgtgtatctttaaaaaaaagacacattgttttttttaaagatagaaggAGAAGCACACTAAAATAAGTAATAGGAAGTGGAAAACAGTAGAAGAACTGCtaggaaaacagacaaaattcttaAAAGGCTACTTTGTGGTTGACTAAATGGCAAAATCAAGTATAAGCAACAGATTTTGTTTTTCCCTGCATGGAAGCTCTCTAGATGGAATCATTACGTTAATAACCCAAGTGTAGACTTACATCAGGACCActggcttgtttctttttatatcctGATACTTCTTTTGATTTTCTGCAAATAAATTCAGACAGGACCAGATATATTACTCAGTTCCAACTTCACACATACAAACTAAGGGGCCTATATAAGCAAAGGGATATAAATATCCTCTAAAACAAAGGAATATTCCAAAGAGTGTACTACAGCAGGCCTCAGGATGTGTCTCAGGAGATGTGTTGGGCATGATTTCCAGAACTATCAGGCACACTGTCCTATCCCTAGGTGTTAGatcattattgcaatgtcatcGGCACTGAGAGTCTAAAATAGTTAAATTGTCTTATTTCCCAGTGACATTGGGTAACTTTGCCACCGGATTTCTAGAGGAATTGCTCCCAGGCTCAACCTCTGCCTCAGCAGATATCATGGTGTGTTTCATTTAAATGAGAATATACACTGAGACTGGAATGATGGGTGCGTTCTACAAACCCACAAACAGGAGTGCATCCTTCACAGTCCACAGAGGACAAGATCCTTGCCCATTCATGGATCCAAAGGTGATATGACTCATCCTAGGTAAAAGTGGTGAGCACAGGGCTTATGGCAGCTACCTGGGAGACCAGGTGTCAATTTGTTTTCTACAGTGGGAATACTCACTGGCAGCACTCAGAGAAGAACAGACTTCCTGCTCATCAGACATcaaggtggtgctgcagggaggcTGGTGGGCATCAGGAAGTTCATGGCAAAGGAAATCACTCGAATGTTGTTCATCACGTGTGTCCTGTTCAGTTTCATTCATTCCCTCTGCTTCTTGCTGCTTCCTGAAAAGCCTGATGGGAAGTGGCCAAGACATAATTAAACCAAGAGGGGCTGCAAGCCACAGCATCCACACTGGCCCTGAGGAAGACTAAGAAAGGGTCACAGGAGGCAAAATGCCATatccaaacaggaaaaagaaaataatccccCTAAAACTGGGGCTGACTGATGTTGGGGCAGGAGAGCGGGAACAACTGACCACATCATCTCAACTATCCATCCATGTATGCTAGACTCATGATGCACAGCACACATGGAAAGCCAGAAGAGGGGTTTCAAACCTTGTGCATAAATTTcacttaattttataaattttaggcCCAGGTTATACACTTTCCAGAGGCCTTGTAAACTCCCAGTATTATTTGCATTATAGGCCACTTCTATTCAGTATTGTGACACTGTGATGTTTTTGCTAGTTACTTTTGTTGCTGTGACATAACTGCTAACTGCTAAGGTACAAAAGCATCTTATCCTAGTATTACGACACCAGAAAGAATTATGATTCTTAGAGTTCAAGAAATCCCTAAGATAATTTAGTTCCCCTATATTTTGACTGACTCTGGGCTACTATACTTGAGAAATTAATAAGAAGCATAAACCAATAGACAATCTGCTGAGAAAATAAGGAAAGATTCCTATTACGGATACTTCGTGGTCAACAGAATGGATGCAATAGGTATATGCATTTGATTTTGTTCTCCCTGGACCTAAAGTCTCTAAATGGCATCATTACATAAACAGCCTGTAATTATCAGCATTACCTGGGGCCCATGGACTCTTGTCCTTTTTCATCCTTCTGATAGCTCTGATGTTCTGAAAATAAATATGGATATGTATAGTCACATTAAACAGTTCCTTCTCCACACATTACAATGCCAGGACAACATCCTGATCCTCTAGGTCATTTTATATGAAGTTTTCAGGGCTCTGGAACCTTTGGAACTTCCCCTTATGTGGATCTTGTGACCATCCCTCCAACTATCCACATCCACATACTTTTTTGCTACGTGGTGGTTACTAGCCCTGTAAATATTCCATATGGCTCTGAGTTACTTATTGGGGTCCTTAGGGGCCAGATGTGATTCTGAGGCAGAATCTGTGGTTCATTACATGGGTTAACACAAGGCTCAATTCTTATGTACACAAATCTCCAGTGATTCCTTGAGCAGTACCCCCTAATCAACTATATTTAAACTTCCACACAAAAATGACTGCACAGTCTCAGAACATGGAACAAATAGCCTCATATAACTTCTGGTCAGATTCAAAGGGAGAAAGGTCCCAAGGGAGTGTATGCCATTGGCATAATAGGAtgcttctctcctcccttccatCCCTCCCATTCTCATGAAGATTTGCTGAATGCTTTCTTAGAATTGTCTGTTATGATTTCATCTTCCTGGTAGCACATTATATCAGATTCTCATCATTGATGCCTGGATTCATACAATCTTCTGCTTTCTCAGAACCTACCTTCTCCACACATCAAATGTCTCATCAGCCTTATTACCCTAAGGTCTGATTCGCACCAGGTTGCCATGCTACTTGTGAAAGCTCATCTCAACTGCCCGCTACACAAAAACTCTCCATGCTTCCTTTATAGTTCTTCCAAATTCTGTCCCCACTTGTCttcatcaaaatagcttcttgggaagtggacttggctcaactgatatagcatccacctaccatatgggagtccaagggtcagacccagggcctcctggcccttgtggtgagctggcccatgtacagttctgatgcatgcaagtAGTActgtgccttgcaggggtgtcccccacataggagagctccatgcacaaggagtgggcctctcaagaagagctgccccacacaaaaaaagcacagcctgcccaggaatggtgtcatgcagagagttgatgcagcaagttgttgaaaccaagagacacagattcccggtgctactgacaAAAAtccaagtggacaaagaagaacacacagcaaatggacacagaaagcagacaatggcaggggggtgggaagtggagagaaatgaatttttaaaaaatctttttaaaaaattgcttccCATGACTCCTGAATACAAATCCTCCACTATAATCACTGACTATGGGCCTTCTACCTTTCCTTTCTTTGTGTATAAGGTCTTCTCTTGGCCTGCCATGCTCTCCATATTTCCACTGTTAATTAAGTCTTTTTTCCTGAACAATTTAGTATCCTCGGTAAGTTTTAAAGATAACTCATATTGAGCTGAATAGCATCACACCTTGAAAAAACAAACCTATTTGCTGAAGTTTTAAGGGATGATCTTAAAACTGGAAGGACTGAGTTGATCAGTAGAGCAGGAATCCCATTCCCACCTGATTTCTAGGGGAGCTGATGCTGGGTTCAACCTCTGCCCTAAGCAGATATCATAGTGTTTCCAGGTTTAGATGAGAATATACACTGAGACTAGAATGATGGGTGCAATCTACAATCCCACATATAGGAATGAATCCATCGGAGTCCACAGAAGACAAGATCTTGCCCATTGATGGAGGCCAAAAGCCTTGGCTCTGCCTTCAGGGAAAACTGTCAACATGAACCATGTAGTGGTGATTATTTTTAGGGACTCAGCTATTTAGCCAGGACTGGAAAAATGAGTACTAAAGACAGGGATTCAGGACCAAGTACACTTGGAAACATCTCCAGCCATATACATAAGACTGTCAGTCTCCTTGGGGGATCAAAGATACTGTACAGAAAAATTTGtaagaaaattgaaaagagaTGTGCGTTCCAGGGTTAAGAAGATGGTCAGAAAGATGCTACAGTTTATGTGGTGTAACTGTAGCAAAGAATATGCCATGAAACTCTCATGTCCCTCCCTCAGACCTTCATTGGTTCCAACAGCCTGTATTTACAAGACAGCACCAGCATGACATAGAAGTTGCTGGAGAAGTAAGAAGAGTACAAAGATACCTGACTCACCTTATGCCTGTACTTAAAACACAGTCCTAGAACCTGATTCAAACCAACATGGGAATAAGCAGCCTGTGGCCAAAGATGATTTAATCTTCGCAACAAAGGCGGTAAGCATGTGGAATAGAAGCTGCCTGGGAGGcctattttcaatttgttctctACAAGGGAATACTCACTGGCTGCACTCAGAGGAGAGCAGACTCCCTGCTCATCAGACATGAaggtggtgctgctgggaggCTGGTGAGCATCAGGATAATCATGGCAATGGAAAGGAGTCAAATTGTCTTCATCAAGTTTGTCCTCTTCAGTTTCATTCATTCCCTCCACATCTTGATGCTCCATAAAAAGCCTGCTGGGGTGTGTCCAAGAGAAAAGTAAACCAAGAGGAGCACCAAGCCACAGCGCCACACTGGCCCTGAATGGAAGGCTAAGGGAGGGTCACAGAAGGCAAAACAGTCATATCCCCAAAGAGGGAAAGGCAAATAATCACCTTAAACCTGGGGCTGATTGCagtggggacaggaaagagagaatgACAGACCTCATGGATTCAACTATCCAGCCATATATGCTGGAATCATGAAGCACAGCGCATATGGAAAGCTTCAAACCTTGGGCAtaaatttctcttaattttctgTGCAAAAGCCCAGTAAATACAGCTGCCACATGTCTTGTAACTTCCAGCAATCTTGTGCATTATAGGTCTCTTCCACTCAATAATGTGACAATATACAATTTCTTTCCTACTTCCTATGCTTGCTAAGAAATTACTGCAAAGAGGCTAAGGTCAAAATGAATCTCATGCTAGTATTATCAATAGCAGACAGAAGAGATGATTCCTAGAGTTCAGGAAAT includes the following:
- the LOC111765803 gene encoding NBPF family member NBPF6-like protein — its product is MSDCTFLHLLGENHEYKKYEDIQGQPVPRGFDFLIEQQARELTELRQKVQEGRQASFLLKEHFKHLLSHKDDYQTQSFLEQLAEGCMMAKHLACKLSTENHEDEEDEEEQESPALSPIKLSREPQKDKMMDNLQDSKDGDYLSPSSHPGLLDSHLPSCSTRPLFHEHGACCVLDVGSHSGETAMAILQAS